The Capsicum annuum cultivar UCD-10X-F1 chromosome 1, UCD10Xv1.1, whole genome shotgun sequence sequence GCTTTTGGAACGGCCTGAGTAGCTTTTGGACCAGCCTGGGTAGCTTTTGATCCTTTCCCTGGAAACACATTTCTGTTTCAGCTCCCATTATTATAAGTAAATGGGCATTACATCAAACTTTGTTACTAGATTTAAACAGGAGGAACCTGGCACGTTAACTTCATCAATTTTCACCGAGCCAACTGCCTTCACAAGGTCTTCAATCTCACCAAATTTTTCAACTGACTCTGGCTTCCAATCAACCTATCAGAGAAGTGAATGAAGACGCAAGCAGGTAGAGCAAATTGGTTTGGGACcaacaaagagaaaaaagaaataagcaaGAGTATTAACCTGATACAATCTATCAAAAATAAGCAAGACTATTAACCTGATACAATCTATCAAACATCTTCTTGAAGTACAAAGATCCATTGTGGCGAAAGACTTTAACccttcaaaaatatgaaaatgagcaTTAGCTGTCATGTATTTAATTAATGAAGTTTCCAAATATATTTGCTTGCATAAACCTGGCAGTACAACTTCTTTTCATTCCAACAAAGGTCACATTAAGCATGATCACTATTAACTAGCTTCTCATACCTTTAGAATCACTGAAGGCTTTTCAACAAGATTATAAGTTCACACAGTTACATTAGGTCCATAATTCAATAGATCCAACTTGTAGTAAGGAAGATAGATGGTAACTGTGACTCCCTCCgccccaatttatgtggcaccatttgacttggcacaaagtttacgAAAAAATATGAAGACTTTGAAAACATGGGGTCTAAAACAAACCTTAGATATTTGGCTGCATATAAATCACTTCATTAAGGATAAAAAGGGAATTTTAAACTtaagttatttctaattatagaAATGTGATATTCTTTTTGggacagactaaaaagaaaagggtGGCACATAAATTGGACAAAGGGAGTATAACAATTGATATTAAAACTGCAGGTGGATTAACCTCAGCATGGAAAAGTTGACAGCAAGATTCAGGATTTAAAATACTATTAAACCAAAAGATTGAAAGAAGTCAAGTGGTCTACACAGTCATCAAGGTATTCAGATTATAAAATGAAGCAAAATGCATCAACTTTGATACATAAAACTGTCTTGCCATTAGAAAAGGGAAAAATGTTGTCTTAACATTGTTAGCTACAAACTAAAATTTTACATATTAGGTTCTCAAGTTACCCTTCAGAGAAAGCACATTTTAGGCAACAACAAAATCAGCGAGACATATGCATACCCATTATCCACTTGAAGTCGTGGAGCTGTTGTGGCAGTCATAAAGTAACGGCCATCAGGAGACCATTCACTTGTCACTGACAATTCAGCCCTTGTAGTTCCAAGCTGCTTCTTTTCCTTGTAGTCCCAGAATGCCTGAAATCATGACTATCACTTAAAAGCTAAGTTGAATAAGCAGAAGAAACTTGTAATTCAAGACCACAGGCAAGCATTTTATGAATAAACAAACATTTAATAGGAATTTTCTACGCCTCCAGGTAGACAACAATAAGTAATTGTATTTGCTCAAATAACTAGCATAACTGAAGTTCAAGGAGCAGGCAGGCTCGAGGAGGTTGGTGAGGCAGTTAGGCCAATGAAGGTCATCAACCTAGGTCATGAACTTCAGGGCACCCGACAAAACCTGACTAGCTGAGTGAATAATAAAACTTCTCCGGAAGAAAAGTTTTTAACCTTACATGTCCTACATGCCAAAATGGATTAGCTATCCGTGACTGATGGATCGACTAGAAAATAGGACTTTGAGATAGCACCAGGAAAACAGTCCACCACTCTAAATCACTAGGTTGTACTTACAAACATTTTCATTTGTCTAGATGTACCTATGTCAAATAGGTGTAATTTGAGTATGAATATTTTGGGCCAATTATTCAAACTATAATAAGAATTAGCAAAACCAACAACTACTTGTACCAAATACTTACACATACCCATGTCCAATAAACACCCAGAAACAATCTGGTGGATAGTTTAGTGTAAATAGGGTTAGATAATTAAGTGTTTAGCATAAGTGAATAATTAATACATGGGATGAAAAGGACaaccaagaacatcaagaattgGCTTCAAACTCAAGTAGGGGACAACCAAGAACATCACGAATTGGCATCAAATTCAAGTAGGGAAAAGGTAGCTTGGCATATTCCAATTGTCATGGATTACAATTCATTGGTCaatgaaactaaaaaagaaaacaagaaaaaggaACAGTAGGAAAGAGTTGTTAATTACCACAACTATGACCAGAAGATGCTGACCTGTACAATTCGAGAAACAGGAATGTAGGACTAACAGACATAGGTAATAGTTTACCAATTTGGACAGCTTAAGTAACGAGCGCTAGACGACTATGTAAGTGCCACATACAAAAGAAACTCATTTTAATCAGATAAAAGAAACCATCTAAACACATAAATCAccatatctatttatttatttggataGTGATGGTCTCTAGGCAAGCTTGCGCGAATTTCGACTACTCCATCGGGTACCTGCTACCTCTCACCAATATAGATACCAGATAACTTTGCTACTAATGCATAGGTATTTGAGAAGACATCACTtagtgtttcttttttttttttgccaggATTTGAACCCTGCTCTCCAGGTTTTTCACTCATTTCGTTGACCACTACGTCACCCCCTTGGATGCCACATaaatcatcatattttatttgaccaaaattctcaaattcatATTACATAATTGAAGGAGGCTAAATTTGAGGGAAAAGATTGGAAATTGATTAACATACAGAAGGAATTGAGCTTCTAGAAAATTAATCTGAATAAGCTGTCAGAATGAGatctttgaaaatctttttgagagtgtttttttttttttttttgagagggGATCTTTGAACATCTTTTTGTCATAAAAATCACCAGGATACTCTATTTGTCAAGAAAACTCACCAAACAAGAGACAATTGAAAAATTATTGGAGATTTCCATCGTTTGGAATTGAGCCCAATGGTGTAGGATAATCTTTTTAAAGTGGGTGTACTGTAAGATCTTTGCAGAGGATGACACTGTTGTAATAAACTAGTTAAAACCCCAGTGAGTCGGAATATTAGATTCAAATGAATAAAAAGGCAAGGCACAAACTTGTTGGAGCCTCACATAATTACGGGTTCAGGCAATAACATTGGTTAGGTTTGGAACGGAGAAGCAACCCCCACGAAAGCTAGAAATTCACAGAATTGTCCATATAGGGTTCACACACTGAAAATTTGGAGTTGATCTTCCGATAGTCGTGTGGCATCTCACTCAGAACATGGCTTCTCGAATTTTGTCTGCTGAAACATTCCTAGTTTGTGGTCGTGTTGGTTGATGCATAACATTCACAAGAGCAAAAAAGGGCTCGGGCAAACGAGGGAGTTTCAGGAAATTATGTGGTGAATGAAATTTTCATATCTCAGACATAGTTGGTAAATGAAAGAAATTTCTAACAAAAATTTGATGTCATATCATATGAGATACAGGAGAAACAAGGATAAGAGAATGAGCAAAGAATAATGACTTACACGTGAATCCATTTATAGAGATATTGTACCATGTACATCATTGTATTACCCACCTGATACAACATAAATACATACTCCTCTATCCCATTTTATGTGGCACACTTTCCACGTCAGTCTATCCAAAAAAGGAACGATATCTTTCTATATTTAAAAACAATTCGATTTTAAACTTCTCATTCTACCCTAAATGAGGTGATATACAACCATACAAATGTCTATGACTTGTTTTACGCCACAGGTTTCAAGTCTTCCATATTGTCTTAAACTCCGTGTCCAGTCAAACGCTAtaacataaaatgggatggagagAATACATTATTAAATACAATTGTTGGCACTAAACTATTGAACACTATCTATACTTAGCTATCTAATTAGTTCAGTGTGTTCTGTTGGGGAAGAATCAATTGGGCTTATACACTGATTGTGTTGATAGCTAAATATTCTAAAGAGTCTCCTCGAGAATGATTCGGTAAGACAGTAATCTTAGCATAATTAAGAGTCTGGCATGCCTCCGGTGGCTGATCATTTTTGTTCTACTTCCTTGATAATATTTTATGTGGCATTCATTCCTTACTAGTTTATCTCGAAGAAATTGACCATTCCATATTCAGAACTATTCAACTTTAACATTCCTAATTTTTTGTACAACCACGGTGTCTAGGCCAACTCGTGCACACCTCGATTAATTCCACGGGTACATGCTACCTCCCACGAGCAATAGATAGCAAGTAACTTTGTCCACAAGGCTTGGACAgataggaagaaatcacctagtgttttttgaCTCCGCTGGGATTTGAACCTAATACTTCATGGTTCTTAAACACATCATTGACCATTAGGTCACACCCTTGTGTGCTTAACATTCCTATTTTACTCATAATCACCTAACTTGTTATGGTGCCACTTGACACAAAACTGATCTTTTACAAGACGAAATGAAGATCAAGGGAACTGGTCGAACTTCACTCCTCTCATTAAATTATCGGCAGTAAGGGCATCTTTGGGACTTTGTCATATTTGTCAAAAGTAATAGCAAGCAATGATATTTGAAACAGATACAAGAGTTATGGACATTTCTGACTTCTCGTTAGGATAGTCATCTAAACATGCATACCATGTCTCCTGGTAAGTTACCAAATCCTGCCAAGCATATAACTATAGAACAAGGATTAAGGCAAACAAAAGCGGTAACTGCACATTGTGGAAATAAACTAGCAGCTGAGTGAACCTTGTAGGGTTTTTTTTCCCGTGACCAACTAGAATCAATGATGacaaattaggaaaataatttctTCACTAAGTAAAGGATACAGTTCCCCAACGGATTCCATCTGATAGTGTTGTATGGCCCTGTTCCAAGCTCAAGTAGAGGATTGCACTTCTTGTCAAAGATCGTGGTCATAGCAGGCATAACTATGTGATTTAAGGAATAGCAGCAACATCCAGAAAATATATGCAACAAGGGATTCAACAGAATATAGGAATACTAgctgcatattttattttaaatggtgGCGACGAGGCTATCTTGCACACTTTATTATAACTTCTGACACAGAATAGGTACCAAAGTGACCCTACCCACCAAGCGTTAGGCATGAGGGAAGAATTCACCTAGCTCTTTGACTGCTAGACCACCCCTTTGGAGGCGGATACTAGCTCCAAATTAATCTTGAACAAATCCACTCGAGCGACGAAATAAGAGCTCCTTTGGCAGGACAAAATTTACACCCTATCAATCAACAGAGCACGTGTTTGTTGAGCATATAAAAGTAAAACAATCTAATTCACTTGACTTTGGACCTCTGCTGTCgttaaagaacaaaaaaaattatgcatgctagATGCCCTCCGCCATTTAACAGTTATCTCACTTTTTTATTGTGCATTTCTCTTAACTGAGAAAGAAGGTTTGAGAGgaataatcaaagaaaagctggaaCATCAGGAACCATGAATGAGAGAATAATGGACAACCAAGCTCTAAGCTTTGGCAACTAGTCATAAGTATGCATATACTAAAACTTTTGCCTTGTTTAGAAATAGAAAGAAGTTGCATCCAATTTCAAACTTTGAAAATTTCTACCAATATTCTTGTCTTCAACTTGTATGGTGTCTCATGAATAATGTGTTATATTTACATGAACTCTTTTTACaatcttctttctttccttttctctaaggttttcttttcatttcttggTAACAATTTCACAAGCCTAGAGACTGTGGTTTAGTAAAGGATACATCCATAAACAACTGCAAATTCTTTACCCGAATAGGACCATTGAACATCATGAATAGGGCCTTCTTTACCTGCAACACACCAAGGACCACTAAATTGCAAATTCACTCATTAAACACATAACTTTAACTGAAGAATGAGAAGATGATAGAACATACGGAGAGGCACAAGCCCCTCATGGGTCCCATCAGTCGTCAAATAGTTCAATTTTGATTCTCCATAGTAGCTCTGGTTTGTTTTATCAACGTCTGATTGAACCACCACTAGGAGCCCTGTAGAACCAGAGTTCCAGCTCAGCTGCACAGTTGAGCACCGGAAAAAGCTACGTCGAGCAACAGCTTGACTTTGTAACTCCTTTTCACAAGCATATATCTGAACACTGGCTGGCATTCCCTGCATAAATTAATTTCCGAAAGTAAAGTAGGAACCCTGAGAACTGGCAGCCCAAGCACAGGACACTAGAAGAATTTTCTGTTGTGTGGTAATCCGATTGCACAAAAGTGAAGGAACTAAGGAAGTATTTTACTCTTTGATTACTCCTGTCCTTTCATATTGGTTTTGGGATATTACTATGCCAAAAAAGAATTCCAAAATATGCAGGCGATTTCTTAGATTTACTTAGGTGACTACTATCCTGTCGCGGTTTCACTACAACAAACATGACGCACAGTGCTGTCCAGATACACAACTCTTTAAAACCTTGCAAGACAGCTTATGGGTTTACTATGTGCCTTCCATATAGGATTCATTATGAAAGCTTGTCATACATTCCAAAAGCCTCAAAGTGTAACTTCTATTACATTACGGAGCAGTTTGGATAACTTCTAGAAAAGGTTCTTTGAATTTATTGAAGAAATATAGGATGGGATGCATTTCAATGAGACTTGACAGTTATTCTCAACATTAGTTGTGTCAAGTTGTCTGTTAACAAGCAAAATATGGATTGGTTAAAGATTCAGAAAGCAAATTGAATGCCATTTATTGATAAGAGAAATGACACATGGatgttttaaattgataattAATGAGTATCCAATGATTCTCTTCCTGAACTGCAAATAGACCTTGGATTCTGGAACAAATGCAGCCACATATGTTCCAGGGGCCTTAGAAAGCTCCAACGCAGCAACCCCCGGAACTCGAAGCCGATTAACGAATCCCTTAGAGAAATCCCTAGGATCCAAAAATTGGATCTCATTTGTTGCCAATCGACATGCAACAGCTTCATCAGAGCTAAAACATACTGAAGGCCTGAAGAAAGCAGAGTCCAAATGagtaaaatattacaaaattatgAGCATCAATTTCCACATTGACAAccaaagaacaagaaaattaccATGtaacttttgttatatttttctgGAAGAGTTGGTAAACAGATTCACCATTTTCTATCTTCCACAAGACTACGTTCTTATGCTGAGGAGACGAGCATTTCTGGAAGGTCTGAAGATAAGTCCCACAAGGAGAGATGACAGCTGCAAGTAGGTTTGGGACATCAAAGGACCTAATCTCTCTCAAGGTTTTGCAATCAAAGACGCTAATTACGGAGTCTGATTTTGAAACCATAAGTTTGGATCCATCATCACTGAACTTTGCACTAGTACAAGGAACCCTATCCAGCTTGACACCAGGTTCA is a genomic window containing:
- the LOC107847626 gene encoding eukaryotic translation initiation factor 2A codes for the protein MAVVEPSPSLDILVRGPEGLFIWNGPPFPGGEPGVKLDRVPCTSAKFSDDGSKLMVSKSDSVISVFDCKTLREIRSFDVPNLLAAVISPCGTYLQTFQKCSSPQHKNVVLWKIENGESVYQLFQKNITKVTWPSVCFSSDEAVACRLATNEIQFLDPRDFSKGFVNRLRVPGVAALELSKAPGTYVAAFVPESKGMPASVQIYACEKELQSQAVARRSFFRCSTVQLSWNSGSTGLLVVVQSDVDKTNQSYYGESKLNYLTTDGTHEGLVPLRKEGPIHDVQWSYSGKEFAVVYGFMPAMTTIFDKKCNPLLELGTGPYNTIRWNPLGNFICLAGFGNLPGDMAFWDYKEKKQLGTTRAELSVTSEWSPDGRYFMTATTAPRLQVDNGVKVFRHNGSLYFKKMFDRLYQVDWKPESVEKFGEIEDLVKAVGSVKIDEVNVPGKGSKATQAGPKATQAVPKATPANLPAAKPAAYCPPHAKAAAAVQAELFGGNPSGELSKNALKNKKKREKQREKKQAEAASASGGS